One segment of Poecile atricapillus isolate bPoeAtr1 chromosome 35, bPoeAtr1.hap1, whole genome shotgun sequence DNA contains the following:
- the PFKM gene encoding ATP-dependent 6-phosphofructokinase, muscle type yields MPPSPAGSRHTETLGVGKAIAVLTSGGDAQGMNAAVRAVVRVGIYTGARVFFVCEGYQGLVDGGDHIKEATWDSVSSMLQLGGTVIGSARCQDFRTREGRLRAARNLAKRGITNLCVIGGDGSLTGADTFRAEWGGLLAELLKTGGITAEEAQRSSYLNIVGMVGSIDNDFCGTDMTIGTDSALHRIMEIVDAITTTAQSHQRTFVLEVMGRHCGYLALITALACGADWVFIPESPPEDDWEEHLCRRLTETRDGGSRLNIIIVAEGAIDKHGKPITSDDIKNLVVKRLGYDTRVTILGHVQRGGTPSAFDRILASRMGVEAVMALLEGTPDTPACVVSLSGNQAVRLPLMECVQVTKDVTTAMNEGRFEDAVKLRGRSFQNNWNVYKLLAHIRPPATKSGYTVAVMNVGAPAAGMNAAVRATVRIGLIHGHRMLAVHDGFEGLAFGMVEEIGWNAVGSWTGLGGSKLGTKRTLPKKYFEEISANISKFGIHALVIIGGFEAFMGGLELVEGRARFEELCIPVCIVPATVSNNVPGSDFSIGADTALNTITTTCDLIKQSAAGTKRRVFIIETMGGFCGYLATMAGLAAGADAAYIFEEPFSSRDLQANVDHLTEKMKTTVKRGLVLRNERCNENYTTDFIYNLYSEEGKGVFDCRKNVLGHMQQGGSPTPFDRNFGTKMGAKAVAWITGKIKECSRHGRIFANTADSACLLGMRKRSLVFQPIAELRQQTDFEHRIPKEQWWLRLRPILKILAKYNTELDTSETAHLEHLTRKVLVPEAPL; encoded by the exons ATGCCCCCGAGCCCCGCGGGATCACGGCACACCGAGACCCTGGGGGTCGGCAAAGCTATCGCCGTCCTCACCTCCGGGGGGGACGCGCAGG GCATGAACGCGGCCGTGCGCGCCGTGGTGCGCGTGGGGATCTACACCGGGGCCAGGGTGTTCTTCGTGTGTGAG GGCTACCAGGGCCTGGTGGACGGCGGCGACCACATCAAGGAGGCCACGTGGGACAGCGTGTCCAGCATGCTGCAGCTG GGCGGCACGGTGATCGGCAGCGCGCGCTGCCAGGATTTCCGCACGCGCGAGGGGCGACTCCGCGCCGCGCGGAATTTGGCCAAGCGTGGCATCACCAACCTGTGCGTGATCGGCGGCGACGGCAGCCTCACCGGCGCCGACACCTTCCGCGCCGAGTGGGGcgggctgctggcagagctgctcaaaACAG GTGGCATCACGGCAGAGGAGGCGCAGCGCTCGAGCTACCTGAACATCGTGGGCATGGTGGGCTCCATCGACAACGACTTCTGTGGCACTGACATGACCATCGGCACCGACTCAGCGCTGCACCGCATCATGGAGATCGTGGACGCCATCACCACCACGGCGCAGAG ccaccagagGACTTTCGTGCTAGAGGTGATGGGGCGGCACTGTGG GTACCTGGCACTGATCACAGCCCTGGCCTGCGGCGCAGATTGGGTTTTCATCCCTGAGTCACCCCCCGAGGACGACTGGGAGGAGCACCTGTGCAGAAGGCTGACTGag ACCCGTGACGGTGGCTCCAGGCTCAACATCATCATTGTGGCCGAGGGTGCCATTGACAAGCACGGCAAGCCCATCACCTCGGATGACATCAAGAAT ctggtGGTGAAACGTCTGGGGTACGACACCAGGGTGACCATCCTGGGCCACGTCCAGCGTGGAGGGACCCCCTCAGCCTTCGACCGCATCCTG gCCAGCAGGATGGGTGTGGAGGCTGTGATGGCGTTGCTGGAGGGGACGCCAGACACACCAGCCTGCGTGGTCAGTCTGTCTGGCAACCAGGCCGTGCGTCTGCCCCTCATGGAGTGCGTCCAGGTG ACCAAGGATGTCACCACGGCCATGAATGAGGGACGCTTCGAGGATGCGGTGAAGCTGCGGGGCCG GAGCTTCCAGAACAACTGGAATGTCTACAAGTTGCTGGCTCACATCCGCCCACCTGCCACCAAG AGTGGGTACACAGTGGCCGTGATGAACGTGGGCGCTCCAGCTGCGGGGATGAACGCGGCTGTGCGGGCAACAGTGAGGATTGGCCTCATCCACGGCCACCGCATGCTCGCCGTGCACGACGGCTTCGAGGGGCTGGCCTTTGGGATG GTGGAGGAGATTGGCTGGAATGCTGTGGgcagctggacagggctggggggatCCAAACTGGGCACCAAGAG GACTCTGCCCAAGAAATATTTTGAGGAGATCAGCGCCAACATCAGCAAGTTCGGGATCCATGCACTCGTAATCATCGGCGGCTTTGAG GCATTCATGGGTGGCCTGGAGCTGGTGGAGGGCCGCGCACGCTTCGAGGAGCTCTGCATCCCCGTGTGCATTGTCCCCGCCACCGTCTCCAACAACGTCCCCGGCTCTGACTTCAGCATTGGCGCCGACACCGCCCTCAACACCATCACCACT ACATGTGACCTGATTAAGCAGTCGGCTGCGGGTACCAAGCGCCGTGTGTTCATCATCGAGACCATGGGCGGCTTCTGTGGCTACCTGGCCAccatggcagggctggcggcTGGCGCCGACGCTGCCTACATCTTTGAGGAGCCCTTCAGCAGCCGTGACCTGcag GCCAACGTGGACCACCTGACGGAGAAGATGAAGACCACGGTGAAGAGGGGACTTGTGCTCAG GAACGAGCGCTGCAATGAGAATTACACCACAGATTTCATCTACAACCTCTACTCCGAGGAGGGCAAAGGGGTCTTTGACTGCCGGAAAAATGTCCTGGGGCACATGCAGCAg GGAGGCAGCCCCACTCCATTTGACCGGAATTTTGGCACCAAGATGGGCGCCAAGGCCGTGGCCTGGATCACTGGGAAGATCAAGGAGTGCTCCCGGCATg GCCGGATCTTTGCCAACACGGCTGACTCGGCGTGCCTGCTGGGGATGCGCAAGCGTAGCCTGGTGTTCCAGCCTATCGCCGAGCTGCGCCAGCAGACGGATTTTGA gCACCGCATCCCCAAGGAGCAGTGGTGGTTGAGGCTGCGGCCCATCCTCAAAATCCTGGCCAAGTACAACACTGAGCTGGACACGTCAGAGACGGCACACCTGGAGCACCTGACCCGCAAGGTCCTGGTCCCCGAGGCCCctctgtga